The proteins below are encoded in one region of Pseudonocardia sp. DSM 110487:
- a CDS encoding serine hydrolase has protein sequence MRIRVVFAVVLGLLVGGVGTAGSAWAAPPNALDPGAVRAFMDRVVPEQLHRLRLPGASVAVVAGGRQVFAGGYGVADLDTGRPLDDRTPVHLDSISKLFAATAAMQLVARGELDLHSDVNGYLTGFEVPDTFPGRPVTLAHLLTHTAGFEERNAGNTGATRRPLGEYLAAHQPARVRPPGQLPSYSNYGIALAGHIVELRAGVPFERYVEEHVFRSLDMAGSTFDQSATHPLRADVARNHRPDGDGSSVVQAPVPPSYDFMFPSGSAIAPAADMARFMLAELQGDARLLDDGALRAMQDRQFAVDPRLPGMGYAFQRGVLGGHPTVGHDGDGLGSHSVMALFPTLGVGVFAAVNGDGIDVGGAAGLHELLRRFADELLPPGPIGHSTYPVVAAAPATEAAGLYRYTRISTSDPSRLLAKALTDVRVEPGPDGSLTTVGPVLHDLPDRVRWVPVGERLYRADSRTELLTFGADGSYLATGDDATVAWERVSWWQDTTLHLGLALAATAGLLSTLAWPAAALVRRRRVPVGAARLASVPNRKSGA, from the coding sequence GTGCGAATCCGGGTTGTCTTCGCAGTGGTCCTCGGTCTGCTCGTCGGCGGGGTCGGGACGGCCGGCAGTGCGTGGGCCGCGCCCCCCAACGCGCTCGATCCCGGCGCGGTCAGGGCGTTCATGGACCGCGTCGTGCCCGAGCAGCTGCACCGGCTGCGGCTGCCCGGGGCTTCGGTCGCCGTCGTGGCGGGCGGGCGGCAGGTGTTCGCCGGGGGCTACGGCGTCGCCGACCTCGACACGGGCCGTCCGCTCGACGACCGCACCCCCGTCCACCTCGACTCGATCAGCAAGCTGTTCGCGGCCACGGCGGCGATGCAGCTCGTCGCCCGCGGCGAGCTCGACCTGCACAGCGACGTGAACGGCTACCTGACCGGGTTCGAGGTGCCGGACACCTTTCCCGGCCGGCCGGTCACACTGGCGCACCTGCTCACGCACACCGCGGGATTCGAGGAGCGCAACGCGGGCAACACGGGTGCCACCCGCAGGCCGCTCGGCGAGTACCTCGCCGCACACCAGCCCGCCCGGGTCCGCCCGCCCGGCCAGCTGCCCTCCTACTCCAACTACGGCATCGCACTGGCCGGTCACATCGTGGAACTGCGCGCCGGCGTGCCGTTCGAGCGCTACGTCGAGGAGCACGTCTTCCGCTCCCTCGACATGGCCGGCAGCACGTTCGACCAGTCCGCCACGCACCCGCTGCGGGCCGATGTGGCCCGCAACCACCGGCCGGACGGCGACGGCTCGTCGGTCGTCCAAGCCCCGGTCCCACCGTCGTACGACTTCATGTTCCCGTCCGGTTCGGCCATCGCACCGGCCGCCGACATGGCCCGGTTCATGCTCGCCGAACTGCAGGGCGACGCCCGGCTACTGGACGACGGCGCGCTCCGCGCGATGCAGGACCGGCAGTTCGCGGTCGACCCCCGGCTGCCCGGCATGGGCTACGCGTTCCAGCGCGGCGTGCTCGGCGGGCACCCGACGGTCGGGCACGACGGCGACGGCCTCGGCTCGCACAGCGTGATGGCCTTGTTCCCCACGCTCGGGGTGGGGGTGTTCGCGGCGGTGAACGGGGACGGCATCGACGTCGGTGGCGCCGCGGGGCTCCACGAACTGCTCCGGCGGTTCGCCGACGAGCTCCTCCCGCCAGGCCCGATCGGCCATTCGACGTATCCGGTAGTGGCCGCCGCGCCCGCCACCGAGGCGGCCGGCCTCTACCGCTACACCCGAATCAGCACGTCCGACCCGTCCCGCCTGCTCGCGAAGGCGCTGACCGACGTGCGGGTGGAGCCGGGCCCCGACGGTTCGCTCACCACCGTCGGCCCGGTGCTCCACGACCTCCCGGACCGCGTCCGCTGGGTGCCCGTCGGGGAACGGCTCTACCGGGCGGACAGCCGCACGGAGCTGCTCACGTTCGGCGCGGACGGCAGTTACCTCGCCACCGGTGACGACGCCACCGTGGCGTGGGAACGCGTGTCGTGGTGGCAGGACACCACATTGCACCTCGGGCTCGCCCTCGCCGCGACGGCCGGGCTGCTGTCGACGCTGGCGTGGCCTGCCGCTGCGCTCGTCCGCCGTCGGCGGGTGCCGGTGGGCGCCGCGCGACTCGCTAGTGTCCCGAACCGGAAGTCCGGTGCATAA
- a CDS encoding helix-turn-helix transcriptional regulator, with protein sequence MKSARPAVPVDVRPLEGASTGEGRTREAVSRLLMEQGPITAAAVAAELELSAAAVRRHLDALLADGEAEVREAPRRGPRGRGRPAREYLLTDAGRARFGHGYDELAVAALHYLAEHGGESAVRGFARSRVDALLASGAQQVTAAARPDERAEALAALLTARGYAAQARESRTGVQLCQHHCPVAHVAAAFPELCEAETQAFAALLGTHVQRLATIARGDSACTTHVPLDSPDVRRKLDPTTVPAGRQPE encoded by the coding sequence GTGAAAAGCGCCCGGCCTGCCGTGCCGGTCGACGTCCGCCCGCTGGAGGGTGCGTCGACCGGTGAGGGCCGCACGCGCGAGGCCGTTTCCCGGCTGCTGATGGAGCAGGGCCCGATCACGGCGGCGGCCGTCGCCGCGGAGCTGGAGCTGTCGGCCGCTGCCGTGCGGCGCCACCTCGACGCGCTGCTCGCCGACGGGGAGGCCGAGGTACGCGAGGCGCCCCGGCGGGGCCCGCGGGGGCGAGGCCGCCCGGCGCGGGAGTACCTGCTCACCGATGCTGGCCGGGCCCGGTTCGGCCACGGGTACGACGAGCTGGCCGTAGCCGCGCTGCATTACCTCGCGGAGCACGGTGGCGAGTCCGCGGTGCGCGGGTTCGCCCGCAGCCGGGTGGACGCGCTGCTCGCGTCCGGTGCGCAGCAGGTCACGGCGGCGGCCCGGCCGGACGAGCGGGCAGAGGCCCTCGCCGCGCTGCTCACCGCGCGCGGCTACGCGGCGCAGGCCCGCGAGTCGCGCACCGGCGTGCAGCTGTGCCAGCACCACTGCCCGGTGGCCCACGTCGCGGCCGCGTTTCCCGAACTGTGCGAGGCCGAGACCCAGGCGTTCGCTGCCCTGCTCGGCACCCACGTGCAGCGATTGGCCACCATTGCCCGCGGCGACTCCGCGTGCACCACCCACGTTCCGCTGGACTCTCCCGACGTCCGGCGGAAGCTCGATCCCACCACCGTCCCCGCAGGGAGGCAGCCCGAATGA
- the sufB gene encoding Fe-S cluster assembly protein SufB: MTTAPEALTQEETLATLGRYAFGWADSDVAGASARRGLSADVVADISQMKNEPKWMLDFRLKALDLFERKPMPRWGADLSDIDFDNIKYFVRSTEKQATSWEELPEDIKNTYDRLGIPEAEKARLVAGVAAQYESEVVYHQIREDLEQQGVIFLDTDTGLREHPELFKEYFGSVIPAGDNKFSALNSAVWSGGSFIYVPPGVHVDIPLQAYFRINTENMGQFERTLIIVDEGAYVHYVEGCTAPIYKTDSLHSAVVEIIVKKGGRCRYTTIQNWSNNVYNLVTKRAKAEEGATMEWVDGNLGSKVTMKYPAVWLMGEHAKGEVLSIAFAGEGQHQDAGAKMVHLAPHTSSTIISKSVARGGGRTSYRGLVQVNPRAHHSRSTVKCDALLVDTISRSDTYPYVDVRNDNVTMGHEATVSKVSDDQLFYLMSRGLTEDEAMAMVVRGFVEPIARELPMEYALELNRLIELQMEGAVG; this comes from the coding sequence ATGACCACCGCTCCTGAGGCACTCACCCAGGAGGAGACGCTCGCGACGCTCGGCCGATACGCATTCGGTTGGGCGGACTCCGACGTCGCTGGCGCCTCCGCCCGTCGTGGCCTCTCGGCCGACGTCGTGGCCGACATCTCCCAGATGAAGAACGAGCCGAAGTGGATGCTCGACTTCCGGCTCAAGGCCCTCGACCTGTTCGAGCGCAAGCCGATGCCGCGCTGGGGCGCCGACCTGTCGGACATCGACTTCGACAACATCAAGTACTTCGTGCGGTCCACGGAAAAGCAGGCCACCTCCTGGGAGGAGCTGCCCGAGGACATCAAGAATACCTACGACAGGCTGGGCATCCCAGAGGCGGAGAAGGCCCGGCTGGTGGCGGGTGTCGCGGCGCAGTACGAGTCCGAGGTCGTCTACCACCAGATCCGCGAGGACCTGGAGCAGCAGGGCGTCATCTTCCTGGACACCGACACCGGGCTGCGCGAGCACCCGGAGCTGTTCAAGGAGTACTTCGGCTCGGTCATCCCGGCGGGCGACAACAAGTTCTCCGCGCTGAACTCGGCGGTGTGGTCAGGCGGGTCGTTCATCTACGTGCCGCCTGGCGTGCACGTCGACATCCCGCTGCAGGCCTACTTCCGGATCAACACCGAGAACATGGGCCAGTTCGAGCGGACGCTGATCATCGTCGACGAAGGTGCCTACGTGCACTACGTCGAGGGCTGCACCGCGCCGATCTACAAGACCGACTCGCTGCACTCCGCGGTCGTCGAGATCATCGTGAAGAAGGGCGGCCGCTGCCGCTACACGACCATCCAGAACTGGTCGAACAACGTCTACAACCTGGTGACGAAGCGGGCCAAGGCCGAAGAGGGCGCCACCATGGAGTGGGTCGACGGCAACCTGGGCTCCAAGGTCACCATGAAGTACCCAGCCGTCTGGCTGATGGGTGAGCACGCCAAGGGCGAGGTGCTCTCGATCGCGTTCGCGGGCGAGGGCCAGCACCAGGACGCCGGGGCGAAGATGGTGCACCTTGCGCCGCACACGTCCTCGACGATCATCTCGAAGTCGGTGGCGCGCGGCGGTGGCCGCACCTCCTACCGCGGCCTCGTGCAGGTCAACCCGCGGGCCCACCACAGCCGGTCCACGGTGAAGTGCGACGCGCTGCTGGTCGACACGATCTCGCGGTCCGACACCTACCCGTACGTCGACGTGCGCAACGACAACGTCACGATGGGCCACGAGGCCACGGTCTCGAAGGTGAGCGACGACCAGCTCTTCTACCTGATGAGCCGCGGCCTCACCGAGGACGAGGCCATGGCCATGGTCGTGCGCGGGTTCGTCGAGCCCATCGCGCGCGAGCTCCCCATGGAGTACGCGCTGGAGCTGAACCGGCTGATCGAGCTGCAGATGGAGGGCGCTGTCGGATGA
- the sufD gene encoding Fe-S cluster assembly protein SufD, giving the protein MTAPEVAGLAPELKGAKKGQGESPIASAIDRFTSYDVEAFEVPGGREENWRFTPLRRLRGLHDGSASLDASTKVEVSAGDGVTVETVGRDDQRLGAGGVPADRVAAAAWSAFREATVVTLDGTPGPVTITVTGPGEGRSASGHLQLRTTLHTEATVVVEHRGSGTVADNLEVVLAEGSRLELVVTEEWADDAVHLGARHLSVGRDATLRSTVVFLGGDLVRVGETVSYTGPGGDAELRGLGYADAGQHLEQRLLVDHSVPHCRSDVLYKNALQGDGAHTVWIGDVVIRAAAEATETFEFNRNLVLTERARADSVPNLEIETGEITGAGHASATGRFDDEQLFYLQSRGIPEDVARRLVVRGFFGEILSKITLPELRERLEAAVEAELAVTGV; this is encoded by the coding sequence ATGACGGCTCCAGAAGTTGCCGGCCTCGCACCCGAGCTGAAGGGCGCGAAGAAGGGCCAGGGAGAGTCGCCGATCGCGTCGGCGATCGATCGCTTCACGTCCTACGACGTCGAGGCGTTCGAGGTCCCCGGCGGTCGCGAGGAGAACTGGCGGTTCACCCCGCTGCGCCGGCTGCGCGGCCTGCACGACGGGTCGGCGTCCCTCGACGCCTCGACGAAGGTCGAGGTCTCGGCTGGGGACGGCGTCACCGTGGAGACCGTCGGCCGCGACGACCAGCGCCTCGGTGCGGGCGGTGTCCCGGCCGACCGGGTCGCCGCCGCCGCGTGGTCGGCCTTCCGCGAGGCCACCGTCGTCACCCTCGACGGCACGCCAGGGCCCGTCACGATCACGGTCACCGGACCGGGGGAGGGGCGCAGCGCCTCGGGCCACCTGCAGCTGCGCACCACCCTGCACACCGAGGCCACGGTCGTGGTCGAGCATCGCGGTTCGGGCACCGTCGCCGACAACCTCGAGGTCGTGCTCGCCGAGGGCTCGCGCCTGGAGCTCGTGGTCACCGAGGAGTGGGCCGACGACGCCGTGCACTTGGGCGCCCGCCACCTGTCGGTGGGGCGCGACGCCACCCTGCGTTCCACGGTCGTGTTCCTCGGCGGCGACCTGGTACGGGTCGGCGAGACCGTCAGCTACACCGGCCCCGGCGGCGACGCCGAGCTGCGTGGGCTCGGCTACGCCGACGCCGGCCAGCACCTGGAGCAGCGGCTGCTCGTCGACCACTCGGTGCCGCACTGCCGCTCGGACGTGCTCTACAAGAACGCGCTGCAGGGCGACGGGGCGCACACCGTCTGGATCGGTGACGTGGTGATCCGGGCCGCCGCCGAGGCCACCGAGACGTTCGAGTTCAACCGCAACCTGGTGCTCACCGAACGCGCCCGTGCCGACTCGGTGCCCAACCTGGAGATCGAGACCGGCGAGATCACCGGCGCCGGCCACGCCAGCGCCACCGGCCGGTTCGACGACGAGCAGCTGTTCTACCTGCAGAGCCGCGGCATCCCCGAGGACGTGGCCCGCAGGCTCGTCGTCCGCGGCTTCTTCGGCGAGATCCTGTCCAAGATCACCCTGCCCGAGCTTCGCGAGCGCCTCGAAGCGGCCGTCGAGGCCGAGCTCGCAGTGACCGGCGTCTGA
- the sufC gene encoding Fe-S cluster assembly ATPase SufC, with the protein MSTLEIKDLHVSVATDDGAKEILKGVDLRVSTGETHAIMGPNGSGKSTLAYAIAGHPKYEITSGTVTLDGQDLLALTVDERARAGLFLAMQYPVEVPGVSMSNFLRSAATAVRGEAPKLRTWVKEVKGAMSDLDIDPDFAERSVNEGFSGGEKKRHEVLQLALLKPKFAILDETDSGLDVDALRVVSEGVNRYSEGSDTGVLLITHYTRILQHIRPDRVHVFAGGRVVESGGPELADELERSGYVRFTGGKAEAAV; encoded by the coding sequence ATGTCCACCCTGGAGATCAAGGACCTGCACGTCTCGGTCGCGACCGACGACGGTGCCAAGGAGATCCTGAAGGGCGTCGACCTCAGGGTCAGCACCGGCGAGACGCACGCGATCATGGGACCCAACGGGTCCGGCAAGTCCACGCTCGCCTACGCCATCGCCGGCCACCCGAAGTACGAGATCACCTCGGGCACCGTCACGCTCGACGGTCAGGACCTATTGGCCCTCACCGTCGACGAGCGCGCCCGCGCGGGCCTCTTCCTCGCCATGCAGTACCCGGTCGAGGTGCCCGGCGTGTCGATGTCCAACTTCCTGCGGTCGGCCGCCACCGCCGTCCGCGGCGAGGCGCCGAAGCTGCGCACCTGGGTCAAGGAGGTCAAGGGCGCGATGAGCGACCTCGACATCGACCCGGACTTCGCCGAGCGCTCGGTCAACGAGGGCTTCTCCGGCGGCGAGAAGAAGCGCCACGAGGTGCTGCAGCTCGCGCTGCTGAAGCCGAAGTTCGCCATCCTCGACGAGACCGACTCCGGCCTCGACGTCGACGCGCTGCGCGTCGTGTCCGAGGGCGTGAACCGCTACAGCGAGGGCAGCGACACCGGCGTGCTGCTGATCACGCACTACACCCGGATCCTGCAGCACATCCGCCCCGACCGCGTGCACGTGTTCGCAGGCGGCCGGGTCGTCGAGTCCGGCGGCCCCGAGCTCGCCGACGAGCTCGAGCGCAGCGGGTACGTGCGGTTCACGGGCGGGAAGGCCGAGGCGGCGGTCTGA
- a CDS encoding cysteine desulfurase — MTALEAPDLAGLDIGKIRADFPILTRTVRDGRPLVYLDSGATSQRPRQVLDAERAFLEQHNAAVHRGAHQLAEEATDAYESARARIAAFVGADPGEVVFTKNATEAINLVAYAMSNSSVRTGLGPETERFALGPGDEIVITELEHHANLVPWQELCRRTGATLRWYAVDDDGRLDLDSIELSERTKLVAFAHQSNVLGTILPVAELVRRAQAVGALTLLDACQSVPHMPVHLTNLGIDFAAFSGHKMLGPSGIGVLYGRAELLAAMPPFLTGGSMIELVRMEGSTYAPPPQRFEAGVPMTSQAVGLGAAVDYLSGIGMGRMHAHELQLAQAALDGLAEVPGVRIIGPRSLEQRGGTVAFVVEGVHAHDAGQVLDDRGVAVRVGHHCAWPLHRRFGVAATVRASFAVYNTPDEVGALIDGVRAAREFFGVS, encoded by the coding sequence ATGACCGCTCTCGAGGCCCCCGATCTGGCGGGGCTGGACATCGGGAAGATCCGGGCGGACTTCCCGATCCTCACCCGCACCGTCCGCGACGGGAGGCCACTGGTCTACCTCGACTCGGGGGCCACCTCGCAGCGGCCGCGACAGGTGCTCGACGCCGAGCGGGCGTTCCTCGAGCAGCACAACGCGGCCGTCCACCGTGGCGCCCACCAGCTCGCCGAGGAGGCCACCGACGCCTACGAGTCGGCGAGGGCGCGGATCGCCGCGTTCGTCGGCGCCGACCCAGGCGAGGTGGTGTTCACCAAGAACGCCACCGAGGCGATCAACCTCGTCGCCTACGCGATGAGCAACTCGTCGGTGCGCACCGGGCTCGGCCCCGAGACCGAGCGGTTCGCGCTCGGCCCCGGCGACGAGATCGTGATCACCGAGCTGGAGCACCACGCCAACCTGGTGCCGTGGCAGGAGCTCTGCCGCCGCACCGGTGCCACGCTGCGGTGGTACGCGGTCGACGACGATGGCAGGCTCGACCTCGACTCGATCGAGCTGTCCGAGCGCACGAAGCTGGTGGCGTTCGCCCACCAGTCCAACGTGCTCGGCACGATCCTGCCGGTGGCGGAGCTGGTGCGGCGGGCGCAGGCGGTCGGTGCGCTCACTCTGCTCGACGCGTGCCAGTCCGTGCCGCACATGCCGGTGCACCTGACGAACCTGGGCATCGACTTCGCCGCCTTCTCCGGGCACAAGATGCTCGGCCCGTCCGGCATCGGCGTGCTGTACGGCCGCGCGGAGCTCCTTGCCGCGATGCCGCCATTCCTCACCGGCGGGTCGATGATCGAGCTGGTGCGGATGGAGGGCTCCACCTACGCGCCGCCGCCGCAGCGGTTCGAGGCGGGCGTGCCGATGACGTCGCAGGCCGTGGGCCTGGGTGCCGCGGTGGACTACCTGTCGGGCATCGGCATGGGCCGGATGCACGCCCACGAGTTGCAGCTCGCCCAGGCCGCCCTCGACGGCCTCGCCGAGGTGCCCGGCGTGCGGATCATCGGGCCCCGGTCGCTGGAACAGCGCGGCGGCACCGTGGCGTTCGTCGTCGAGGGGGTGCACGCCCACGACGCCGGCCAGGTGCTCGACGACCGCGGGGTCGCCGTCCGGGTGGGACACCACTGCGCGTGGCCGCTGCACCGGCGCTTCGGCGTGGCGGCCACCGTGCGGGCGTCGTTCGCGGTGTACAACACCCCCGATGAGGTCGGCGCGCTGATCGACGGCGTGCGCGCGGCCCGCGAGTTCTTCGGGGTGAGCTGA
- the sufU gene encoding Fe-S cluster assembly sulfur transfer protein SufU gives MQLEQMYQEIILDHYRSPHGAGLREPFDAESFQINPTCGDEITLRVKLDGEKIADVSYETLGCSISQASASVLTDLVVGRSVEESRDVLAAFQEMAQGRGQVEPDEDVLGDGVAFAGVARYPARVKCALLGWMAFKDAVARAETGPANGTAGTVVAEEATT, from the coding sequence ATGCAGCTGGAACAGATGTACCAGGAGATCATCCTGGACCATTACCGGTCACCGCACGGTGCCGGCCTGCGCGAACCGTTCGACGCCGAGTCGTTCCAGATCAACCCGACCTGCGGCGACGAGATCACGCTTCGGGTCAAGCTGGACGGCGAGAAGATCGCCGACGTCTCGTACGAGACCCTCGGCTGCTCGATCAGCCAGGCCTCGGCGTCGGTGCTCACCGACCTCGTGGTCGGCCGGTCGGTCGAGGAGTCCCGCGACGTGCTCGCCGCGTTCCAGGAGATGGCGCAGGGCCGCGGCCAGGTCGAGCCCGACGAGGACGTGCTCGGCGACGGCGTCGCGTTCGCAGGCGTGGCCCGCTACCCGGCGCGCGTGAAGTGCGCGCTGCTCGGGTGGATGGCGTTCAAGGACGCAGTCGCCCGTGCCGAGACCGGTCCCGCGAACGGCACGGCGGGTACCGTCGTGGCGGAGGAGGCAACCACATGA
- a CDS encoding metal-sulfur cluster assembly factor, with product MSETEEVVRGAAGMPEPPPSSDAVSIDDLEEAMKDVVDPELGINVVDLGLVYGIQAENGVATIDMTLTSAACPLTDVIEEQARGALIGPGLVDDIKINWVWMPPWGPDKITDEGREQLRALGFRV from the coding sequence ATGAGCGAGACGGAAGAGGTCGTGCGTGGCGCGGCCGGGATGCCCGAGCCGCCCCCGTCGTCGGACGCGGTGTCGATCGACGACCTGGAGGAGGCCATGAAGGACGTGGTCGACCCCGAGCTCGGCATCAATGTCGTCGACCTCGGGCTCGTCTACGGCATCCAGGCCGAGAACGGCGTCGCCACCATCGACATGACGCTCACGTCGGCGGCCTGCCCGCTGACCGACGTCATCGAGGAGCAGGCAAGGGGCGCTCTCATCGGGCCCGGCCTCGTGGACGACATCAAGATCAACTGGGTCTGGATGCCGCCATGGGGCCCCGACAAGATCACCGACGAGGGCCGGGAACAACTCCGCGCCCTGGGTTTCCGGGTATAG
- a CDS encoding aspartate/glutamate racemase family protein, producing the protein MRRIGVIGGMSWYSTAEYYRVINERVQERLGGHHSADLLVHSLDFAEIRQCQIDGDWERAGKIMATSAAGLAGAGAQLVVLATNLMHKAAGAIEDAIPVPFLHIADAVGHEATRLGARQIGLLGASPVLTDGFYTERLARHGIGTVVPDAPTRARLDEIIFDELTVGEVRPESQAELLAAVEGLAADGAQAVALACTELELAVMTAKVPLIATARTHALAAAERALAA; encoded by the coding sequence ATGCGACGAATCGGCGTGATAGGCGGGATGAGCTGGTACTCGACGGCCGAGTACTACCGGGTGATCAACGAGCGGGTGCAGGAGCGGCTGGGCGGGCACCACAGCGCCGACCTGCTGGTGCACTCGCTCGACTTCGCCGAGATCCGGCAGTGCCAGATCGACGGCGACTGGGAGCGGGCCGGGAAGATCATGGCGACGAGCGCGGCGGGCCTCGCCGGGGCGGGCGCGCAGCTGGTGGTGCTCGCCACCAACCTCATGCACAAGGCGGCGGGCGCGATCGAGGACGCGATACCGGTCCCGTTCCTGCACATCGCCGACGCGGTGGGCCATGAGGCGACGCGGCTGGGCGCGCGGCAGATCGGCCTGCTCGGCGCGAGCCCGGTCCTGACGGACGGCTTCTACACCGAGCGGCTGGCCCGCCACGGCATCGGCACGGTCGTGCCCGACGCGCCCACCAGGGCGCGGCTCGACGAGATCATCTTCGACGAGCTCACGGTGGGCGAGGTGCGCCCGGAGTCCCAGGCCGAGCTGCTGGCCGCCGTGGAAGGTCTCGCCGCAGACGGGGCGCAGGCAGTGGCCTTGGCATGCACGGAACTGGAGCTGGCGGTCATGACCGCCAAGGTGCCGCTGATCGCGACGGCCCGAACCCACGCCCTGGCGGCCGCCGAGCGCGCCCTGGCAGCATGA
- a CDS encoding LysR family transcriptional regulator, whose amino-acid sequence MDPRRLLTFRAVVRVGSISAGARELGWTQPAVSQQLAALEREAGTPLLVRGPTGVVPTEAGAAVLRHADAVDAALRSAREEVDELVGLGVGTVRMAAFPSAGAVVVPAIAAELRACAPGVQLRVEEAEPPEAAALVRSNAVHLALAFRYPGQAAEPDLAWHPLGTDPVRIVLPAAHPGVENLAALRDEVWVAGCERCRANLLAASAAAGFTPDIRHVTDDYVAVQALVARGVAVSLLPEMALRAATVDGVRAHSDPALAPRTVGVLHRPGVEWVPAVAAVLAALR is encoded by the coding sequence GTGGATCCCAGGCGATTGCTCACCTTCCGTGCGGTCGTACGCGTGGGCTCGATCAGCGCGGGTGCCCGTGAGCTGGGCTGGACGCAGCCCGCGGTGAGCCAGCAGCTCGCCGCGCTCGAGCGCGAGGCGGGCACGCCGCTCCTGGTGCGCGGTCCGACCGGCGTCGTCCCGACCGAGGCGGGGGCGGCCGTGCTCCGGCACGCGGACGCGGTGGACGCGGCCCTGCGGTCGGCCCGCGAGGAGGTCGATGAGCTGGTCGGGCTGGGTGTGGGGACGGTCCGGATGGCGGCGTTTCCCTCCGCTGGAGCGGTCGTCGTGCCCGCAATCGCCGCTGAGTTGCGCGCATGCGCTCCTGGCGTACAGCTGCGTGTGGAGGAGGCCGAGCCGCCGGAGGCCGCCGCGCTCGTGCGATCCAACGCGGTGCATCTCGCGCTCGCATTCCGCTACCCGGGGCAGGCCGCGGAGCCGGATCTCGCGTGGCATCCGCTCGGGACGGACCCGGTGCGGATCGTGCTCCCCGCCGCCCATCCCGGCGTCGAGAACCTCGCCGCGCTACGCGACGAGGTGTGGGTCGCCGGGTGCGAGCGCTGCCGCGCGAACCTCCTCGCGGCCAGCGCGGCCGCCGGCTTCACCCCGGACATCCGGCACGTCACCGACGACTACGTCGCGGTGCAGGCGCTCGTCGCCCGCGGGGTGGCCGTGTCACTCCTGCCGGAGATGGCGCTGCGCGCCGCCACCGTCGACGGCGTGCGCGCCCACTCCGACCCCGCGCTCGCCCCGCGGACGGTGGGCGTGCTCCACCGCCCGGGGGTCGAGTGGGTGCCCGCGGTCGCGGCGGTGCTGGCGGCGCTCCGGTGA
- a CDS encoding DUF5360 family protein — protein sequence MIVTDLGFLAYWTVTALRLLPDEVLFADHHDPRVIAWNWSFLPLDLLVSATGIAAVALRRCGSRAWHPLMLVSLTLTATAGLMALAYWALRGEFDITWWAPNLFLLLYPVPALAWLMICPTAGARPPRSPEP from the coding sequence ATGATCGTCACCGACCTCGGGTTCCTCGCCTACTGGACGGTCACGGCCCTGCGGCTCCTGCCGGACGAGGTGCTCTTCGCCGACCACCACGATCCACGGGTGATCGCCTGGAACTGGTCGTTCCTCCCGCTCGACCTCCTGGTCAGCGCCACCGGGATCGCCGCTGTCGCGCTCCGGCGGTGCGGCTCACGGGCGTGGCACCCGTTGATGCTCGTCTCGCTCACCCTCACCGCGACGGCCGGGCTGATGGCGCTCGCGTACTGGGCGTTGCGCGGGGAGTTCGACATCACGTGGTGGGCCCCGAACCTGTTCTTGCTGCTCTACCCCGTCCCAGCCCTCGCATGGCTCATGATCTGCCCCACCGCTGGCGCCCGACCTCCGCGGTCGCCGGAACCCTGA
- a CDS encoding TetR/AcrR family transcriptional regulator → MPRVVDHAQRRTDLARAACAVIARSGVDGATMRAVAAEAGCTTGMVRHYYADRQELVVAALDAATAAAGERILLREQDSPDDLRGALAESLPLDTRRQEEWRVWTAFWGAAMGDARLGDEHRRRYDAWRAVLVRLLRRRGIAHGAEVAESLMAGVDGIGLHAALDPQAWPAERQLAHLDRLLEAALTPGRPDLTGPATSHPLTAPPNAKAPPRRRDSIRYSSSAGSE, encoded by the coding sequence GTGCCTCGAGTCGTGGACCACGCGCAGCGCCGCACCGACCTGGCGCGCGCCGCGTGCGCGGTGATCGCCAGGAGTGGCGTGGACGGAGCCACGATGCGCGCGGTCGCCGCGGAGGCGGGGTGCACCACAGGCATGGTGAGGCACTACTACGCGGATCGGCAGGAGCTCGTCGTCGCAGCGCTCGACGCCGCCACCGCGGCGGCGGGAGAACGGATCCTGCTCCGGGAGCAGGACTCTCCTGACGACCTGCGCGGCGCGCTGGCGGAGTCACTACCCCTCGACACGCGACGCCAGGAGGAGTGGCGGGTGTGGACGGCGTTCTGGGGCGCCGCGATGGGGGACGCGCGCCTTGGCGACGAACACCGGCGCCGCTACGACGCATGGCGCGCGGTGCTCGTCAGGCTGCTTCGACGGCGCGGGATCGCGCATGGGGCGGAGGTTGCGGAGTCGCTGATGGCAGGGGTCGACGGGATCGGCCTGCACGCGGCCCTCGACCCGCAGGCCTGGCCGGCCGAGCGCCAGCTCGCGCACCTCGACCGGCTGCTCGAGGCCGCGTTGACGCCCGGCCGGCCGGACCTCACGGGCCCGGCCACTTCTCACCCCTTGACGGCGCCCCCGAACGCGAAGGCCCCGCCGAGGCGGCGCGACAGCATCAGGTACAGCAGCAGCGCAGGCAGCGAGTAG